Below is a genomic region from Vanessa atalanta chromosome W, ilVanAtal1.2, whole genome shotgun sequence.
GTTCCAGATGTACTCAATAGGGTTGAGGTCGCAGTTGTACGGCGGCAATCTAACGACCTCATGGCCATTGTCAGCTAATAACTTgtcgattttataattttttggcgGTTTGtgctgtttaattaataaatatagttctgGTTTTGTACTCTCGCTGGGAAATTCGATGTTGTTAGCTTGTAGCCACTCAACCATCACCTGTTTTCTATTATTCATGTTTGGTGGCTTATTCTCTTCCTTACTGTGATAAGGGGCGTTGTCCATCACAATTATGGAGTTGCGGGGTATATTGGGTAGTAATTTTTCTATAAGCCACTTTGTAAAATTCTCCGCATTCATTTGGTCGTGATAATCC
It encodes:
- the LOC125075700 gene encoding uncharacterized protein LOC125075700 is translated as MFKADTKTGDYHDQMNAENFTKWLIEKLLPNIPRNSIIVMDNAPYHSKEENKPPNMNNRKQVMVEWLQANNIEFPSESTKPELYLLIKQHKPPKNYKIDKLLADNGHEVVRLPPYNCDLNPIEYIWNLVKMRVSEKNVEQLESRIESLTLEALASITPGDWRKEVNHVKRLEEEYWQKDRITDELIIINTADDSESETTDTESSSDSEDNMSGIEKIG